The genomic stretch CATTGTTAACAACTTTCCATCAAAGGTGACCATAGTATTCTTCTACATCTTTTTCGTCACAATCCAAACTACAATATATTCCCTAATTGTGGAAAGGAATCCAAATTCTTGGGTATTAAGGCCCGACATCGAGATGATCGCCATTGTCTGCTCCGTAAGAACAaccaaaatcttaatttgatTGTGATGGAACTTGTTTCACGGTGATTATGAATTGATATGTTCTGATTTACATTATTTTAGGCTATGTTTGGGAGTGTTTTTCGTACCGCTGTTCATGTTTGGTGCTTGCAGCAAAACGGGCCAATCTTTGTAACCATGTTCAGGCCGTTGGGAGTTGCCATTGCAGCAGCCATGGTGGTCATCTTCCTCGGTGAATCGCTTCACCTTGGCAGGTTTTATTTATATCTCATTCATTAAATTCAACTCAACTCAACATTCCCAGATTAAGCATTTGCATGATTAATTGAATGACCTTTACATGTTAATATCTATGTCTATGGCAGTGTAATTGGATCAATCATTACTGCAATTGGATTTTATGCTATGATATGGGGACAAATCAAAGAACAGAAAATCGCTATGGAGAATGAAGTCCACAGCTTGGCATCAGCCACCCAACAGGCTCCACTTTTACCGTGCAGAGTGGCGGAAGATCAATGACACAGAAACTCGCAAAAATTTGTTCATGAATAGGATGAGAAAGAGGTCCCTTCGGGGATATCCAATAAAATTAGAACGATACAGAGGATATGTTGAAAAAGAATTGAGCTTCAAATTTATTTAGAGGGTAAAATGGGATTTAAACTTGTAAAAGGTGTGAGGTCGATTTAAGAAGAGTGTTGATATAGTGATCCCAATGTCTTATCTTTCCATTCTTATATTTTAACACaccataaaaattcaaaaaaaaccCATACTATTTTCCAACCCACCGTTATTCCCAAAGCACCCTTACCCCCAACACCCTGCTCATTGGCCTCCTATTTCGATCATTACTGGCCGATCAATGCTTGATTTCCTTCTCATGTAACATGTTCTCCATTCCATTTTCAATTCTTTGAATAATATTACCAAATATGATGGAAGTGTTGGCTTTCATTGCTGCATTCATCGGTATAAATAATTAGTTTGAGTTACAAAAGTCCTACTGGGATACTGAGTTCCCATAATCCCATCTATACTGAATACACAAGATTACAATTATCACATCCCTTGACAGATTACAATATACTTCTAATCAACATGGGACTCTTGTTTAACAATTTTGAAAcacaatagaaagaaaaatgcgGAGCTCGCCAGTCACTTGATACAATCATACACATACGATGCACTTCTATTGCAATTTGCATGCTCTGCCTATGCCTGGCTAGCAGGTTTGGCAGTGGCATCTCAATCCACAATAATCGCCTTCCCTCCAAATGCATCATCCCTTTCCTCTCTCTCCTGGCCATTCACCAACACAAAGTAACGGAAACATGACCCTCACTTGTATCACCTTCCACGAGATCTAGTATGTCTCATAACCTTGATCAAAATAGCATGCTTAATCGTATTGTCCATTTTTGAGGTTGAAGTTTCGGAAAAGATTGAGAGGGCTCGGAGGAGATGATAAAACGGAGGTGAGAGCGGTGTGCTAAATCGCAAGGGACGAGAGAACGGCGCTTCCTTTTTTTCCTGTccttatatgtcattttatgcAAGGATAAATtaatcattaaaacttaaaaaaaaagtggtaACACTCTTTAAGAATTAGTGGGGACTCTAATTTGTATGTTGAATAGTCCTGCACTTGCTTCATTTTGTCTTGGGGAATCATCacaattagttttgtaggaAAGAGACAAcaatttgattaattattaTCAGGCCACAAAAGGTGacaatatttttaatatttgttacCAATAAGTTAACCTTTCCCTTTCCTCTCTGGTCATCCATATATCATATAAAATTTTCATCCTGGAAAATATGCCTGCTTTCTATGTATCTTGTTTTACTTTGTGATTagttgggagagagagagagagagagaaagagagagagatgcagatGGAGATGGAGATAGGTTGTACTTGTATGTGGGGTGTGTTACCTTTTGCAGGCATGGTAACTATGGAGTTCGTAGACGTGGGCATAGCAACCATAAGCAAAGCAGCAATGTCAAGAGGAATGAGCAGCTATGTTTTTGCTGTTTACTCCAACGCCTTTGCTACcgtctttctccttccttttttCATTTTACAGTAATAATTTTCCTCTCACACCCTTTCAgttcatacacacacacatatactgtttatttttactCAATGTAATATATAATGACATATTTCATTACTCTGCAGAAAGAAGCCgatttctcttcctctttcatTCCTTTGTAGACTTTTCCTCCTCGGCCTAATTgggtaatattttttaaatgttcCCTTGGTTTTGTTTGTTCATAATCTGGGTAAACCTTTCGTAGAGCATACAGTTTTGTGCAACTTGCAGGAGTTCGGCTATGATATTGGCGTATAGTGGCATCTACTACAGCTCCCCAACACTTTCATCAGCAATATCAAATCTCTCACCAATTTTTACCTTCATACTGGCAATCATTTTTAGGTAGTAAgggcttttgttttgtttttttttttttttccctctcctcTATGTACACATCAGATGAATTACTATTACCTTTCGTGTTTTTTCCTGAACTAGGATGGAAACACTGGATTTAAGGAGAGCAAGCAGTCAAGGAAAATTGTTGGGCACTCTAGTGTCAGTATCTGGGGCGTTTGTCGTTGTCCTATACAAGGGATCGATAATCCTAAAGTTAAAGGCTGTATCAACCCCCGACTTCCTTCACCCGCACTTGATCATCTCAGAACAGACAATGTGGGTCTGTGGAGGTCTTGTACTTACAATGGGTTGCTTCTTTGGTGCATTATGGAACATCGCTCTGGTACGTATTGGTTACCTTCATTTACGATTAATAGCTAGAGACGGATATATCACTTGTAAACCAACAAACTCCCGCTCtgacctttattttttttccctgaTCTGTCAGACATCCATTGTTACGAACTATCCATCAAAGGCAACCTTTGCATTCTTCTACAAGTTCTTTATGACCATCCAATGCACAATATTTTCTCTAATTCTGGAAAGGAACCCAAATTCTTGGATGTTAAGGCCCGACTTCGAGATGGCCACCATTATCTGCTCAGTGAGAAGAACTATAAACTTGATTCTTGAAAATGTTGCTATTTAAGTATCTTTTATGTTTAGGATTGATATATACCAGCTTTTGATTATTTAGGCTATATTGGGGAGTGTCTTTCGTCTTGGAGTCTATTCATGGTGCGTGCAACAAAAGGGACCAATCTTTGTATCCATGTTCAAGCCCTTGGGAGTTGTCATTGCAGCATTCATGGTGGTCATCTTCCTGGGCGACGCGCTTCACCTTGGCAGGTAACGGGTTTTATTCATATCTAATTCATTAGATTTATGATCAAGGCAGAAATTATATCGGTTGAAATTTGTCTGTGGCAGTGTGATTGGATCTTTGATTATTGCAATTGGATTTTATGCTATGATGTGGGCACAGAGCAAAGAAAAGAGCAATTCtatggagaaagaagtccataGCTCGGCATCAGCCACCCAACATGCTCCCCTTCTGCAATGCAGAGCCACGGAAGATGTATGACAACTCGAGAATGAATCAACTCGAAAGGAACGTGTTTTTTTATTGAACTCAAGGAATACGAAACTCAATGACTTTTAGCTACTGTGCACACATTACAATTTAGGGAAGAGTATGAAACATTATGAAACAAAGATGGAACTTTCTCAAATAACCAAAAGATGCATGACCTAATCGACAATGCCATGACTAAATAGTTTATCTGCCATTGTTACTACTTCGAACTTGATTAACACGATCAGGTGCTATATCATCCACATAGTAGTACCATGTGCAATGATctcttcaaataatttttttggaagatACAGGTAACATGGGCATTGCTTTCATTGCGTCTACAAACCAAG from Pyrus communis chromosome 7, drPyrComm1.1, whole genome shotgun sequence encodes the following:
- the LOC137738812 gene encoding WAT1-related protein At5g40240-like, whose protein sequence is MEMEIGCTCMWGVLPFAGMVTMEFVDVGIATISKAAMSRGMSSYVFAVYSNAFATVFLLPFFILQKKPISLPLSFLCRLFLLGLIGSSAMILAYSGIYYSSPTLSSAISNLSPIFTFILAIIFRMETLDLRRASSQGKLLGTLVSVSGAFVVVLYKGSIILKLKAVSTPDFLHPHLIISEQTMWVCGGLVLTMGCFFGALWNIALTSIVTNYPSKATFAFFYKFFMTIQCTIFSLILERNPNSWMLRPDFEMATIICSAILGSVFRLGVYSWCVQQKGPIFVSMFKPLGVVIAAFMVVIFLGDALHLGSVIGSLIIAIGFYAMMWAQSKEKSNSMEKEVHSSASATQHAPLLQCRATEDV